The following coding sequences are from one Salvia hispanica cultivar TCC Black 2014 chromosome 3, UniMelb_Shisp_WGS_1.0, whole genome shotgun sequence window:
- the LOC125213389 gene encoding probable LRR receptor-like serine/threonine-protein kinase At5g10290 isoform X2 gives MDLLIGVLALAHLSYFVAPDAQGDALYALRKSLNASDNQLADWNSDQVNPCTWSKITCNSNNDVISVTLPNMGFSGTLSPRIAILEMLTTLKLPGNGISGKIPEEFGNLTSLTMLDLENNHLTGEIPSSLGNIKGLKFLILSDNNLSGSIPKSLSSLSNLTDLQLDSNRLSGKIPKDLFQISKHNFTKNWLDCDVISSPPCASENTGDPRKSRTGLILAIVVPLFTVFLLGFSVLLFTWKGWTIGYGREVFVDVAGDVDQKIEFGQLKRFSWRELQVATDGFSEKNVLGQGGSGKVYKGILGDKTKIAVKRIMDFDTPGSDTAFQCEVEMISVAVHRNLLRLIGFCTTPTERLLVYPFMQNLSVASRLREPGHPVLDWITRESVALGTARALEYLHEHCNPKIIHRDVKAANVLLDSNLQAVVGDFGLAKLVDVRKTNITTQVRGTMGHIAPEYLSTGKSSEKTDVFGYGIMLLELVTGQRAIDFSRIEEEDDVLLLDHKLQQESKLEDIVDSNLARNYDIEQVEIMVQIALLCTQSTPEQRPAMSEVVRMLEGEGLAERWEVWRNFEKIRKLENERLQRRFNWGEHSINLQEDIELSGGR, from the exons ATGGATCTGTTGATTGGAGTTTTAGCATTGGCacatttatcttattttgtggCTCCTGATGCACAAG GGGATGCATTATATGCTTTGAGGAAGTCACTAAATGCTTCAGACAATCAGCTCGCAGATTGGAATAGCGATCAAGTTAACCCTTGCACTTGGTCCAAAATTACATGCAACAGTAACAACGATGTCATATCAGT GACATTGCCTAACATGGGATTTTCTGGAACCTTATCACCGAGAATAGCAATTCTGGAGATGCTGACTACACT CAAATTGCCCGGAAATGGTATAAGTGGTAAGATACCCGAAGAGTTTGGCAACTTGACGAGCTTGACCATGTTGGATCTGGAAAATAACCATTTAACAGGAGAAATACCATCATCGCTAGGCAATATTAAGGGGCTCAAATTTTT GATCTTAAGTGATAATAATCTCTCTGGATCAATTCCCAAATCACTTTCAAGTCTTTCCAACTTGACGGACCT CCAGCTCGATTCAAATAGGCTGAGCGGAAAAATTCCGAAGGATTTGTTTCAGATTTCTAAACATAA TTTCACAAAGAACTGGTTGGACTGTGACGTCATTTCTTCCCCGCCTTGTGCATCTGAAAACACAG GTGATCCAAGGAAATCGAGAACTGGCTTGATATTGGCAATTGTGGTTCCGCTGTTTACTGTCTTTTTACTTGGATTTTCTGTCCTGTTATTCACGTGGAAAGGCTGGACTATAGGCTACGGGCGTGAAGTTTTTGTTGATGTTGCAG GCGATGTGGAccagaaaattgaatttggtCAGTTGAAGAGGTTTTCTTGGAGAGAACTGCAGGTGGCTACGGACGGTTTTAGTGAAAAGAATGTCCTCGGGCAGGGGGGCTCCGGAAAGGTTTATAAAGGGATTCTTGGTGATAAGACGAAAATTGCTGTTAAACGCATAATGGATTTTGATACTCCCGGGAGCGATACAGCGTTTCAGTGCGAGGTCGAGATGATAAGCGTGGCTGTTCACAGAAACCTTTTGCGTTTGATTGGATTCTGCACCACTCCAACCGAACGCCTTCTCGTTTACCCTTTTATGCAAAACTTGAGTGTTGCCTCTCGTTTGCGAG AACCGGGGCACCCTGTATTGGATTGGATCACGAGAGAATCGGTGGCATTAGGCACAGCACGTGCACTAGAGTACCTCCACGAGCACTGCAATCCCAAGATCATTCACCGTGATGTTAAAGCTGCAAACGTGCTGCTAGATTCCAATTTGCAGGCTGTTGTTGGCGATTTCGGCTTGGCCAAGCTGGTCGACGTCAGGAAAACCAACATCACGACGCAAGTGCGTGGAACAATGGGCCACATAGCTCCTGAGTACTTGTCAACCGGAAAATCCTCAGAGAAGACCGACGTTTTTGGCTATGGAATCATGCTTCTGGAGCTCGTCACTGGCCAGCGAGCCATAGATTTTTCGCGcatagaagaagaagacgacgTTTTGCTTCTCGACCAT AAGCTGCAGCAGGAGAGTAAGCTAGAGGACATTGTGGACAGCAATCTAGCGAGGAACTACGACATCGAGCAAGTCGAGATTATGGTTCAGATAGCTCTACTCTGCACCCAATCTACCCCCGAGCAGCGCCCAGCGATGTCTGAGGTTGTGCGGATGCTGGAGGGAGAAGGGCTCGCGGAGAGGTGGGAGGTGTGGCGGAACTTTGAGAAGATTCGGAAGCTCGAAAACGAGAGGCTGCAGAGGAGATTCAACTGGGGAGAGCATTCAATCAACCTCCAGGAGGATATTGAGTTGTCTGGGGGAAGATGA
- the LOC125213389 gene encoding probable LRR receptor-like serine/threonine-protein kinase At5g10290 isoform X1, producing the protein MDLLIGVLALAHLSYFVAPDAQGDALYALRKSLNASDNQLADWNSDQVNPCTWSKITCNSNNDVISVTLPNMGFSGTLSPRIAILEMLTTLKLPGNGISGKIPEEFGNLTSLTMLDLENNHLTGEIPSSLGNIKGLKFLILSDNNLSGSIPKSLSSLSNLTDLQLDSNRLSGKIPKDLFQISKHNFTKNWLDCDVISSPPCASENTGDPRKSRTGLILAIVVPLFTVFLLGFSVLLFTWKGWTIGYGREVFVDVAGDVDQKIEFGQLKRFSWRELQVATDGFSEKNVLGQGGSGKVYKGILGDKTKIAVKRIMDFDTPGSDTAFQCEVEMISVAVHRNLLRLIGFCTTPTERLLVYPFMQNLSVASRLREPGHPVLDWITRESVALGTARALEYLHEHCNPKIIHRDVKAANVLLDSNLQAVVGDFGLAKLVDVRKTNITTQVRGTMGHIAPEYLSTGKSSEKTDVFGYGIMLLELVTGQRAIDFSRIEEEDDVLLLDHVKKLQQESKLEDIVDSNLARNYDIEQVEIMVQIALLCTQSTPEQRPAMSEVVRMLEGEGLAERWEVWRNFEKIRKLENERLQRRFNWGEHSINLQEDIELSGGR; encoded by the exons ATGGATCTGTTGATTGGAGTTTTAGCATTGGCacatttatcttattttgtggCTCCTGATGCACAAG GGGATGCATTATATGCTTTGAGGAAGTCACTAAATGCTTCAGACAATCAGCTCGCAGATTGGAATAGCGATCAAGTTAACCCTTGCACTTGGTCCAAAATTACATGCAACAGTAACAACGATGTCATATCAGT GACATTGCCTAACATGGGATTTTCTGGAACCTTATCACCGAGAATAGCAATTCTGGAGATGCTGACTACACT CAAATTGCCCGGAAATGGTATAAGTGGTAAGATACCCGAAGAGTTTGGCAACTTGACGAGCTTGACCATGTTGGATCTGGAAAATAACCATTTAACAGGAGAAATACCATCATCGCTAGGCAATATTAAGGGGCTCAAATTTTT GATCTTAAGTGATAATAATCTCTCTGGATCAATTCCCAAATCACTTTCAAGTCTTTCCAACTTGACGGACCT CCAGCTCGATTCAAATAGGCTGAGCGGAAAAATTCCGAAGGATTTGTTTCAGATTTCTAAACATAA TTTCACAAAGAACTGGTTGGACTGTGACGTCATTTCTTCCCCGCCTTGTGCATCTGAAAACACAG GTGATCCAAGGAAATCGAGAACTGGCTTGATATTGGCAATTGTGGTTCCGCTGTTTACTGTCTTTTTACTTGGATTTTCTGTCCTGTTATTCACGTGGAAAGGCTGGACTATAGGCTACGGGCGTGAAGTTTTTGTTGATGTTGCAG GCGATGTGGAccagaaaattgaatttggtCAGTTGAAGAGGTTTTCTTGGAGAGAACTGCAGGTGGCTACGGACGGTTTTAGTGAAAAGAATGTCCTCGGGCAGGGGGGCTCCGGAAAGGTTTATAAAGGGATTCTTGGTGATAAGACGAAAATTGCTGTTAAACGCATAATGGATTTTGATACTCCCGGGAGCGATACAGCGTTTCAGTGCGAGGTCGAGATGATAAGCGTGGCTGTTCACAGAAACCTTTTGCGTTTGATTGGATTCTGCACCACTCCAACCGAACGCCTTCTCGTTTACCCTTTTATGCAAAACTTGAGTGTTGCCTCTCGTTTGCGAG AACCGGGGCACCCTGTATTGGATTGGATCACGAGAGAATCGGTGGCATTAGGCACAGCACGTGCACTAGAGTACCTCCACGAGCACTGCAATCCCAAGATCATTCACCGTGATGTTAAAGCTGCAAACGTGCTGCTAGATTCCAATTTGCAGGCTGTTGTTGGCGATTTCGGCTTGGCCAAGCTGGTCGACGTCAGGAAAACCAACATCACGACGCAAGTGCGTGGAACAATGGGCCACATAGCTCCTGAGTACTTGTCAACCGGAAAATCCTCAGAGAAGACCGACGTTTTTGGCTATGGAATCATGCTTCTGGAGCTCGTCACTGGCCAGCGAGCCATAGATTTTTCGCGcatagaagaagaagacgacgTTTTGCTTCTCGACCAT GTGAAGAAGCTGCAGCAGGAGAGTAAGCTAGAGGACATTGTGGACAGCAATCTAGCGAGGAACTACGACATCGAGCAAGTCGAGATTATGGTTCAGATAGCTCTACTCTGCACCCAATCTACCCCCGAGCAGCGCCCAGCGATGTCTGAGGTTGTGCGGATGCTGGAGGGAGAAGGGCTCGCGGAGAGGTGGGAGGTGTGGCGGAACTTTGAGAAGATTCGGAAGCTCGAAAACGAGAGGCTGCAGAGGAGATTCAACTGGGGAGAGCATTCAATCAACCTCCAGGAGGATATTGAGTTGTCTGGGGGAAGATGA
- the LOC125209325 gene encoding uncharacterized protein LOC125209325 → MSSDSSSRAQSDEEISHSSSEEEVPPAPTGWDVAGFANNPINNYISRYIQSEIARMQQPPPQRPIRRRRRYIPRNHTGAHDRLFADYFAEEPRYPADVFRRRFRMRRSLFLRIVNALSARYPEFRLPARRSSGSPDNRPWQKCTCCHPALAYGGSADMFDEYLQCGETTGNECLKNFCQGVREIFGEHYLRSPDAADCQFLLDWHWRTHGFPGMLGSIDRMHWQWKNCPTAWRGQFTTGYKGPSIEFTANGNVHNMGYYLADGIYPQWPVFLKTIRCPLGDRRRYFARAQESARKDVERAFGVLQSRFALVKGPTRFFYQGDIADIMYACIIMHNMIIDDEHEGVLDVTNDPSVASSSHGVSTESARQGVPHNEHERFQAFMDIHQKEAHQALQHDIIEELWDN, encoded by the exons atgagttctgaTTCATCGTCTCGTGCTCAGTCCGACGAGGAAATATcacattcttcttccgaagaAGAGGTACCTCCCGCTCCCACCGGATGGGATGTAGCGGGTTTCGCCAACAACCCAATCAACAACTATATCTCCCGCTACATACAAAGCGAGATCGCTCGAATGCAGCAGCCACCCCCCCAACGGCCAATCCGCCGGCGGCGCCGATACATCCCTCGCAACCACACTGGTGCGCACGATCGGCTGTTCGCCGATTATTTCGCGGAGGAACCACGTTATCCGGCAGATGTATTTCGTCGCCGGTTCAGAATGCGCCGCTCCCTCTTCCTGCGCATTGTTAATGCGTTGTCCGCGCGTTACCCCGAGTTCCGGCTCCCGGCGAGACGCAGCAGCGGAAGCCCGGACAATCGCCCCTGGCAGAAATGCACTTGTTGCCATCCGGCGTTGGCATACGGAGGGTCCGCCGACATGTTCGATGAGTATCTGCAATGCGGCGAGACGACTGGCAACGAGTGCCTGAAGAATTTCTGTCAGGGCGTGCGAGAGATATTTGGGGAGCACTACCTTCGCTCGCCGGACGCAGCTGACTGCCAGTTCCTACTGGATTGGCACTGGAGGACCCACGGCTTTCCGGGGATGCTCGGCAGCATCGATCGTATGCACtggcagtggaagaactgcccaACCGCGTGGCGAGGCCAGTTCACTACCGGCTACAAAG GCCCCTCCATCGAATTCACGGCCAATGGCAATGTGCATAACATGGGGTACTACCTGGCTGACGGCATCTATCCGCAATGGCCCGTGTTtctgaagacgatcagatgccCACTCGGAGATAGAAGAAGGTATTTTGCCCGAGCGCAAGAGTctgcgcgcaaggatgtggagagggcatttggggtgctccaatcgcgatTTGCACTGGTAAAGGGCCCGACGCGCTTTTTCTACCAGGGGGATATTGCCGatatcatgtatgcgtgcatcatcatgcataacatgatcatcGATGATGAACACGAAGGCGTCCTCGACGTCACCAACGACCCAAGTGTTGCATCATCGAGTCACGGTGTCTCAACCGAGTCCGCCCGCCAGGGTGTACCGCACAACGAACATGAACGGTTCCAGGCGTTCATGGACATACACCAGAAGGAGGCCCATCAAGCACTACAACacgatatcatcgaagaattgtgg GATAACTGA